From the Maioricimonas rarisocia genome, one window contains:
- a CDS encoding HNH endonuclease family protein yields MATHRTNLDALIPREDFEVKGDETPPSSLSTTLKISELAPDSLTYQVLRKPDFQRETTNWTPDKIVELIESFLDGDLIPSIILWRSPSTSNIFVIDGAHRLSALIAWVHDDYGDKQRSLDFYNNKIPPEQLKAAERTRSLIDRRIGSYTALRSAGQHPENSSPDQVRRARNLGSFAVQLQWVQGDAKRAEDSFFKINQKATPIDPTELLMIRSRRKPNAVAARALLRAGVGHKYWSAFPPDTQQELEELARQIYDILFAPVLEEPIKTLDLPVAGRGYSAESVRLVFEFVNLANGLITDKSRTELREDPDGRSTLQFLKRVLQLARRVSGCHPSSLGLHPAVYFYGATGRYQPSAFLGTVRFVQQLEQENAIHAFTSVRCRFEEFLLDHRYFTNQIVVKHGSGKKSLEPMARFFRRILESVLQEKNSDEIVADLQSHKDLRFLKELTAQDIEHKKEFSRETKSTAFLREALAKALRCAICGARVHKKSMTFDHKLRKQDGGAGSADNAQLAHPFCNTGFKERRHSQDQQTPLSSPSLFPEHED; encoded by the coding sequence ATGGCAACACATCGAACCAACCTGGATGCACTCATCCCGCGAGAGGATTTTGAAGTCAAGGGAGACGAGACGCCACCTTCGTCCCTAAGCACCACCCTGAAAATCAGCGAGCTTGCCCCCGACAGCCTAACGTACCAAGTCCTTCGAAAACCCGACTTTCAGCGGGAGACAACGAATTGGACCCCCGACAAGATCGTTGAACTCATCGAGAGCTTCCTCGACGGCGATCTCATCCCGTCAATCATCCTTTGGCGCTCACCCAGCACATCCAACATCTTCGTAATCGACGGCGCTCACCGCCTCAGCGCACTCATTGCTTGGGTCCATGATGACTATGGAGACAAGCAGCGCTCACTCGACTTCTACAACAACAAGATCCCTCCGGAGCAACTCAAGGCAGCGGAACGCACGAGGAGTCTCATCGATCGGCGCATCGGATCCTACACGGCACTTCGTTCCGCAGGTCAACACCCAGAAAACTCATCGCCCGACCAAGTACGTCGCGCGAGGAATCTCGGCTCCTTTGCAGTGCAGCTTCAGTGGGTGCAAGGGGACGCAAAGCGAGCAGAAGATTCCTTCTTCAAGATTAACCAGAAGGCCACTCCAATTGACCCTACTGAGCTGCTGATGATTCGGTCACGGCGAAAGCCAAATGCCGTTGCTGCTCGGGCCCTGCTCCGCGCCGGCGTAGGACACAAGTACTGGTCAGCATTTCCGCCCGACACGCAACAGGAACTCGAAGAACTTGCTCGCCAGATCTACGACATCCTATTCGCCCCAGTCCTCGAAGAACCGATAAAGACACTCGACCTACCGGTTGCCGGCAGAGGATACTCTGCAGAAAGCGTGAGACTGGTGTTCGAGTTCGTCAATCTGGCGAACGGCCTCATTACAGACAAGAGTCGAACGGAACTCCGTGAAGATCCTGACGGACGGAGCACTCTGCAGTTTCTAAAGAGAGTCCTCCAACTTGCAAGGCGTGTTTCCGGCTGCCACCCTTCGTCATTGGGTCTGCACCCCGCGGTCTATTTCTACGGTGCAACCGGCCGCTACCAGCCATCGGCGTTTCTTGGAACAGTTCGCTTTGTACAACAGCTGGAGCAGGAGAATGCGATTCACGCCTTCACCTCTGTCCGTTGTCGCTTCGAAGAGTTCCTGCTCGACCACCGCTATTTCACAAACCAGATCGTTGTGAAGCACGGTAGCGGAAAGAAGTCACTTGAACCGATGGCGAGATTCTTCAGGCGTATCCTAGAGAGCGTTCTTCAAGAAAAGAATAGCGACGAGATCGTCGCAGACCTCCAATCGCACAAAGACCTGCGTTTTCTGAAGGAGCTTACTGCTCAAGACATCGAACACAAGAAGGAGTTCTCTCGGGAAACAAAATCGACAGCATTCCTGCGTGAGGCACTCGCGAAGGCACTGCGCTGCGCAATTTGTGGAGCGCGAGTACACAAGAAATCCATGACGTTCGACCACAAACTCCGCAAGCAAGACGGCGGCGCAGGCTCTGCCGACAACGCACAGCTCGCCCACCCCTTCTGCAACACCGGCTTCAAAGAACGGCGCCACTCCCAAGATCAGCAGACGCCCTTATCGTCGCCATCACTCTTCCCTGAGCACGAAGACTGA
- the tnpC gene encoding IS66 family transposase codes for MPARKPTDEALVQRIGQLEADVRVRDERIAALTAENEQLRRENTELKDRLARLEATVQALEEKLQESKRQAGPFRRRETLKKPAEKKKRPGRRKGHKAAWRPRPPEIDREINVPLCGCPNCKGELTGLRKREQIIEEIPPVRPESIKLTTWTATCPNCGEVESNHPLQTSRAVGAAGTHLGPRAQALAVVLAHQMGLPMRRTCEILETLCGLKLTPGGLAQLLKRAAGRVGSLYADILHRVRESDAVFADETSWYVGEPKWWLWVFTTDEVTLYRVEPGRSSDVVLDTLGEDFGGMLVSDCLASYNAINCRKHKCIAHHLRVLAEHVQTLEKRGIHSDYLMLWKTLLRDVITTYDDRQRMSAEEYGLKSLQLFRGVTNLLDRSPPEPEEVAFRNRLAKQRDHLLGCLGEPAAEPTNNRAERDLRPAVISRKLSCGNRTIAGKQAWERLRSVTETLRKQGVAVADSLVPYFSLAPQ; via the coding sequence GTGCCGGCACGGAAGCCCACCGACGAAGCTCTGGTTCAGAGGATTGGCCAGCTTGAGGCCGACGTCCGTGTACGGGACGAGCGCATCGCTGCCCTGACCGCCGAGAACGAACAGCTCCGCCGCGAAAACACCGAGCTCAAGGATCGCCTGGCCCGTCTTGAGGCAACGGTGCAAGCCCTCGAAGAAAAGCTTCAGGAGTCCAAGCGGCAGGCCGGGCCGTTCCGCCGTCGCGAGACGCTCAAAAAGCCTGCTGAGAAGAAAAAACGGCCCGGCCGCCGTAAAGGCCACAAGGCTGCCTGGCGGCCCCGGCCGCCGGAGATTGACCGAGAGATCAACGTCCCGCTCTGCGGCTGCCCGAACTGCAAAGGGGAGCTGACTGGCCTGCGGAAGCGGGAACAGATCATCGAGGAGATCCCCCCGGTCCGCCCGGAATCCATCAAGCTCACCACCTGGACTGCCACGTGCCCCAACTGCGGCGAAGTGGAAAGCAATCATCCGCTGCAGACGTCCCGGGCCGTCGGTGCGGCCGGCACACATCTGGGGCCGCGGGCCCAGGCACTGGCGGTTGTGCTCGCGCATCAGATGGGCCTGCCGATGCGACGCACCTGCGAGATCCTCGAGACGCTGTGCGGGCTGAAGCTCACGCCGGGCGGCCTGGCTCAATTGCTCAAACGGGCCGCCGGGCGAGTTGGGTCATTGTATGCAGACATCCTGCACCGCGTTCGTGAAAGCGACGCGGTCTTTGCCGACGAAACCAGCTGGTATGTGGGCGAGCCGAAATGGTGGCTGTGGGTGTTTACCACGGATGAAGTGACGCTGTACCGGGTCGAGCCGGGGCGTAGCAGCGATGTCGTGCTGGACACGCTGGGTGAGGACTTTGGTGGCATGCTGGTGAGCGACTGTCTGGCCAGCTACAACGCCATCAACTGCCGCAAGCACAAGTGTATTGCTCACCACCTGCGGGTGCTTGCCGAGCACGTGCAGACGCTGGAGAAGCGGGGCATTCACTCAGATTACCTGATGCTGTGGAAGACACTGCTGCGGGATGTCATCACGACGTATGACGATCGCCAGCGGATGTCGGCCGAGGAGTATGGCCTCAAGTCTCTTCAACTGTTTCGCGGCGTGACGAACCTGCTCGACCGCTCACCTCCCGAACCGGAGGAGGTCGCATTTCGCAACCGGCTGGCGAAGCAGCGCGATCATCTGCTCGGTTGCCTGGGTGAACCGGCGGCGGAGCCGACGAACAACCGGGCAGAGCGAGATCTGCGGCCGGCGGTGATCAGTCGCAAGCTCTCCTGTGGGAACCGGACGATCGCGGGCAAGCAGGCGTGGGAGCGGCTGCGCAGCGTGACGGAGACGCTGCGGAAGCAGGGCGTCGCGGTGGCGGACAGCCTGGTCCCCTACTTCTCCCTCGCGCCTCAGTAA
- a CDS encoding aryl-sulfate sulfotransferase produces the protein MKSPRRTSRLVYSLALASLLLGDNLDAQPRQREQITAVASIGDAVMEEVDLALPDELSPGYLFWHQADELATDVVNYAMLLDVDGKIVHRWDTDLNGGGHTSYLLNSGGLLRTGIRDRRYVAGQPVAATDTLQITDRTGKAIWEVSAEEIDFNGHRITFHHDMAPMPNGNILVLIYEEISPKEAAAAGWKAGKGETVWSDGVLEIEPDLEKKSFEIVWYWRFIDHLIQDQDANAATYGVIAEHPEKIDGNFPESYAPMNAVRQHLNSLDYHPVLDQVVVSSFIYNEIWVIDHSTTTAQAAGSAGGRRGMGGDLLFRYGNPAAYGRGSEKDRLFQNQHDANWIAEGLPGAGNILVFNNNTGVGGITRAGTGRAAAAAIQEQLKGISNVHEIRPTVDDGGYVLGKTGTFEAKQIWFWKNDDFFAPFQGGARRLPNGNTLLTDTVGRRVWEVAPDGDVVIRYKGPAPAFKAFKYSADRVAELLE, from the coding sequence ATGAAATCCCCCAGGCGCACTTCCAGACTGGTTTACTCACTGGCACTTGCTTCATTGCTGCTGGGGGACAATCTGGATGCACAACCTCGACAGCGAGAACAGATCACAGCCGTCGCTTCCATTGGTGATGCGGTTATGGAAGAGGTCGACCTGGCTTTGCCTGACGAGTTGTCTCCAGGCTACCTGTTTTGGCACCAGGCAGATGAACTCGCCACTGATGTCGTGAACTACGCAATGCTTCTCGATGTTGACGGGAAGATCGTTCATCGCTGGGACACCGATTTGAACGGAGGGGGACATACCTCATACCTGCTGAACTCCGGTGGCCTGCTGCGTACTGGCATCAGAGATCGAAGGTATGTTGCGGGGCAGCCCGTGGCCGCCACCGACACTCTTCAGATCACAGACAGAACTGGGAAAGCCATCTGGGAGGTCAGTGCCGAGGAGATCGATTTCAACGGGCACAGAATTACCTTTCACCACGATATGGCGCCCATGCCCAATGGCAATATTCTGGTTCTGATCTACGAAGAAATCAGCCCGAAGGAAGCGGCGGCGGCTGGTTGGAAGGCCGGCAAAGGGGAAACGGTTTGGTCGGATGGCGTGCTGGAGATCGAACCCGACCTGGAGAAGAAGTCCTTTGAAATCGTCTGGTACTGGCGCTTCATTGACCACCTGATTCAGGATCAGGATGCCAACGCGGCCACTTACGGCGTCATCGCCGAGCATCCGGAAAAGATCGATGGCAACTTCCCTGAAAGCTATGCGCCAATGAACGCTGTGCGGCAACATTTGAATTCGCTCGATTATCACCCGGTCTTGGATCAGGTCGTTGTCAGCTCCTTTATTTATAACGAGATCTGGGTGATCGACCACAGCACGACCACCGCGCAAGCCGCTGGTTCCGCAGGCGGTCGAAGGGGCATGGGGGGCGATCTGCTGTTCCGATACGGTAATCCCGCTGCCTACGGGCGGGGCTCCGAGAAAGATCGGCTCTTCCAGAACCAACACGACGCCAACTGGATTGCCGAAGGTCTTCCTGGGGCCGGCAATATCCTGGTGTTCAATAACAACACAGGCGTGGGCGGCATAACGAGAGCAGGAACGGGCAGAGCGGCAGCCGCGGCGATCCAGGAACAGCTCAAGGGGATCAGCAACGTCCACGAGATTCGCCCCACCGTTGATGATGGAGGTTACGTCCTGGGGAAGACTGGAACCTTCGAAGCGAAGCAAATCTGGTTCTGGAAGAACGATGACTTTTTCGCTCCCTTTCAAGGCGGCGCTCGCCGCTTGCCCAATGGCAATACGCTTCTGACCGATACGGTCGGGAGAAGAGTCTGGGAAGTTGCGCCTGATGGGGATGTCGTCATCCGCTACAAAGGCCCTGCTCCTGCCTTCAAAGCGTTCAAGTACTCCGCCGATCGGGTGGCGGAGTTGCTTGAGTAG
- a CDS encoding SulP family inorganic anion transporter, whose protein sequence is MLGIFGTQPQNLKTELLSGLTVALALVPEAIAFAFIAGVSPVIGLYSAFFIGLICALIGGRPGMISGATGAMAVVVVGLVATHGIEYLFPAVILCGLIQMVIGFARLGVLIRMVPHSVMLGFVNGLAIVICMAQFGSFKTVNSIGTMEYMRGPSLWMMLGLVALTMAIIWLLPKLTRAVPASLAAILIVSGVGGAANLWLPQEMAAENQDRVVMTVGDMLATNAKVAAAQSVLASDSDAAVEQAGAHGGNVHHNDLTPEQIAAVSAAISSVDSDAIGISAGLPTLFFQTFTVPPMTLETLRIIFPFAAILAAVGVIESLMTLSLIDDITETQGSSNRECIGQGIANIVCGLFGGMGGCAMIGQSLINVESGGRGRTSGAFAACCLLAFVLFLAPWIEMIPMAALVGVMFMVVIGTFEWASLKLYRKIPLTDFLVMLIVTLYTAVMHDLASAVIIGVLVSSVAFTFKHAKNVNADIRYDEHGAKIYQLHGPLFFASTSQFKEMFDPSGDPDVIVIDFYYTRVYDHSGMEAIHSVASKYQQVGKAVHLTHLSDKCREMIRNAADLVDVPLSHEPQFHVSTDRFENNEVRDDESFAQSVAHPQNVG, encoded by the coding sequence ATGCTTGGCATTTTCGGCACCCAACCTCAAAACCTCAAAACTGAACTCCTCTCTGGACTGACTGTCGCCCTCGCCCTGGTCCCCGAAGCGATCGCTTTCGCCTTCATTGCTGGCGTCTCTCCCGTGATCGGGCTGTATTCAGCATTCTTCATCGGTCTGATCTGTGCTCTAATCGGCGGCCGACCGGGAATGATCTCCGGGGCCACCGGTGCGATGGCCGTCGTGGTGGTCGGCTTAGTCGCCACCCATGGTATCGAATACCTGTTCCCGGCGGTCATCCTCTGTGGGCTCATTCAGATGGTCATCGGCTTCGCCCGCTTAGGTGTCCTGATTCGGATGGTGCCCCATTCAGTGATGCTCGGCTTCGTCAACGGGCTCGCTATCGTCATCTGCATGGCTCAGTTCGGAAGCTTTAAGACAGTCAACTCGATCGGCACCATGGAGTACATGCGGGGCCCATCACTCTGGATGATGCTTGGCCTGGTCGCTCTCACCATGGCGATCATCTGGCTGCTGCCCAAACTCACCAGGGCGGTTCCTGCATCTCTGGCGGCGATCCTGATCGTTTCCGGTGTCGGTGGGGCGGCCAACCTGTGGCTGCCGCAAGAGATGGCAGCTGAGAATCAGGATCGTGTCGTCATGACGGTTGGCGACATGCTGGCGACCAACGCGAAAGTCGCCGCTGCCCAGTCGGTACTTGCAAGCGATTCAGATGCTGCTGTGGAACAGGCTGGCGCTCACGGCGGAAACGTCCATCACAATGACTTGACGCCGGAACAGATTGCCGCGGTTTCGGCTGCCATCAGCAGCGTGGACTCCGATGCGATCGGCATCAGCGCGGGCCTTCCGACACTCTTTTTTCAGACGTTCACCGTGCCTCCCATGACACTGGAAACGCTGCGGATCATCTTTCCCTTCGCTGCGATTCTGGCTGCGGTCGGCGTCATTGAATCGCTCATGACACTCAGCCTGATTGACGACATCACCGAAACGCAGGGCAGCTCCAACCGGGAATGCATCGGCCAGGGTATAGCGAATATCGTTTGCGGCTTATTTGGCGGCATGGGTGGCTGTGCAATGATCGGGCAATCGCTGATCAACGTGGAATCGGGAGGTCGAGGAAGGACGTCGGGGGCTTTTGCAGCGTGCTGCCTGCTCGCCTTTGTTCTGTTTCTTGCTCCCTGGATCGAAATGATCCCGATGGCTGCTCTGGTTGGGGTGATGTTCATGGTGGTGATCGGTACGTTCGAATGGGCGTCGCTGAAGCTTTACCGAAAAATCCCGCTAACGGACTTCCTCGTCATGTTGATCGTGACCCTCTACACCGCCGTCATGCATGACCTTGCTTCCGCCGTCATCATCGGCGTGCTCGTTTCGTCAGTGGCCTTTACCTTCAAGCACGCGAAGAACGTCAATGCAGACATCCGCTACGACGAACATGGTGCCAAGATTTACCAGTTGCATGGCCCTCTGTTCTTTGCATCGACGTCACAGTTCAAGGAGATGTTCGACCCGAGTGGCGACCCCGACGTCATCGTCATTGACTTCTACTACACGCGCGTCTACGACCACTCCGGAATGGAAGCCATCCATTCGGTTGCGTCGAAGTATCAACAGGTTGGGAAAGCGGTTCACCTGACTCACCTGAGCGATAAGTGCCGTGAGATGATTCGCAATGCGGCGGACCTCGTCGACGTTCCCCTGTCCCATGAGCCGCAGTTTCATGTCTCGACCGACCGCTTCGAGAACAACGAGGTAAGGGACGACGAGAGCTTCGCCCAGAGCGTTGCTCACCCGCAGAATGTCGGCTGA
- a CDS encoding adenine nucleotide alpha hydrolase, translated as MRAKKTWLWWSSGKDSAWSLHLLQNDPRYDVTRLVTTVTDQFQRVAMHAVRVELLRRQAAAAGLDLLISEIPYPCPNERYARAVQEILAEARRDGVECMAFGDLFLEDIRAYREGLLEGTEFEPVFPLWSRDTRELADEMLAGGLVAYVTCIDPKVLPAGFAGRRYDARFIEDLPAGVDPCGENGEFHTFVYEGPMFAGPIPVQPGEREERDGFVFGDVVAVSE; from the coding sequence GTGCGTGCAAAGAAGACCTGGCTCTGGTGGAGCAGCGGCAAGGACAGTGCCTGGTCGCTGCACCTCCTGCAGAACGACCCCCGCTACGACGTCACCCGCCTGGTGACCACCGTCACCGACCAGTTCCAGCGCGTCGCCATGCATGCGGTGCGGGTCGAACTGCTCCGCCGGCAGGCCGCTGCCGCCGGCCTCGACCTGCTCATCAGCGAGATCCCCTACCCCTGCCCCAACGAGCGGTACGCCCGCGCCGTGCAGGAGATCCTTGCCGAAGCCCGCCGCGACGGCGTCGAGTGCATGGCGTTCGGCGACCTGTTTCTCGAAGACATCCGTGCCTATCGCGAAGGGCTGCTGGAGGGGACGGAGTTCGAGCCGGTCTTCCCGCTCTGGAGCCGGGACACGCGGGAGCTGGCAGACGAGATGCTCGCCGGCGGCCTGGTCGCGTACGTGACGTGCATTGACCCGAAGGTGCTGCCGGCCGGCTTCGCGGGCCGTCGGTACGACGCGCGCTTTATTGAAGACCTGCCGGCGGGCGTCGACCCGTGTGGTGAGAACGGCGAGTTCCACACGTTTGTGTACGAGGGGCCGATGTTCGCCGGGCCGATCCCGGTGCAGCCGGGTGAACGGGAAGAACGTGACGGCTTCGTGTTCGGGGATGTGGTGGCGGTTTCGGAATAG
- a CDS encoding DUF2461 domain-containing protein, protein MSDGFSGFPPELLQFLSDLARNNDRDWFDANRDRYEEHLVGPAMAYITAMQKPLARLAPALTARPTRVGGSLMRIHRDVRFSKDKSPYKTNVGIQFRHLDGKDVHAPGFYLHIEPDQAFFGVGIWHPDGETLRAIRTAIAERPADWKKAKTAKAFRSRYQLAGDSLKRAPKDFDPDHPQIEDLKRKDFIAIQELDPATLTAPGFVAESTDALKSARPFMRFLCEATGVAY, encoded by the coding sequence ATGTCCGACGGATTCTCCGGGTTTCCGCCCGAACTGCTGCAGTTTCTCAGCGACCTCGCCCGCAATAACGACCGCGACTGGTTCGACGCCAACCGGGATCGCTACGAGGAACATCTCGTCGGCCCCGCCATGGCCTACATCACCGCCATGCAGAAGCCGCTCGCCCGCCTGGCCCCCGCTCTCACCGCCCGTCCCACACGGGTCGGCGGCTCGCTGATGCGGATCCATCGCGATGTCCGCTTCTCCAAAGACAAGAGCCCCTACAAGACGAACGTCGGCATCCAGTTCCGTCACCTCGACGGCAAGGATGTCCACGCCCCCGGGTTCTACCTTCACATCGAGCCCGACCAGGCGTTCTTCGGCGTTGGCATCTGGCACCCGGACGGCGAAACGCTGCGGGCGATCCGGACCGCCATTGCCGAGCGCCCCGCCGACTGGAAGAAAGCGAAGACGGCCAAAGCCTTCCGCAGCCGCTACCAGCTTGCCGGCGATTCGCTCAAGCGGGCCCCGAAGGACTTCGACCCCGACCACCCGCAGATCGAAGACCTCAAGCGGAAGGACTTCATCGCCATCCAGGAACTGGACCCGGCCACGCTGACGGCCCCCGGTTTCGTCGCCGAGTCGACCGATGCCCTCAAGTCGGCCCGCCCGTTCATGCGGTTTCTGTGTGAAGCGACCGGCGTGGCGTACTGA